The following are encoded together in the Streptomyces sp. NBC_00341 genome:
- a CDS encoding acyl-CoA dehydrogenase family protein — protein sequence MSAPSAQRPSAQPHTPKVSEREARQVAEDARERDWQKPSFAKELFLGRFRLDLIHPHPLPAGEDVRRGEEFLARLREFCDSRVDGALIEREAKIPDEVVNGLKELGALGMKIDVKYGGLGLTQVYYNKALALVGSASPAIGALLSAHQSIGVPQPLKTFGSQEQKDTFLPRLARTDISAFLLTEPDVGSDPARLATSAVPDGSDYVLDGVKLWTTNGVVADLLVVMARVPKSEGHKGGITAFVVEADSPGITVENRNAFMGLRGLENGVTRFHQVRVPAANRIGPEGAGLKIALTTLNTGRLSLPAMCVGSGKWCLKIAREWSAVREQWGRPVARHEAVGSKISFIAATTFALEAVVDLASQMADENRNDIRIEAALAKLLGSEMGCLMADELVQIRGGRGFETADSLAARGERAVPAEQMLRDMRINRIFEGSTEIMHLLIAREAVDAHLKVAGDIIDPDKPLSAKAKAGANAAGFYARWLPKLVAGPGQLPGTYAEFNPAGHADLSGHLRYVERSSRKLARSTFYAMSRWQGRMETKQGFLGRIVDIGAELFAMSAACVRAELLRTGDEHGREAYQLADAFCHQSRVRVEELFTRLWSNTDDLDRRVVEGVLSGTYTWLEEGIIDPSGEGPWIADATPGPSTRDNVHRPIR from the coding sequence ATGTCCGCACCATCCGCACAACGGCCCTCCGCGCAACCGCACACCCCCAAGGTCTCCGAGCGCGAGGCGCGCCAGGTGGCCGAGGACGCGCGTGAACGGGACTGGCAAAAGCCCAGTTTCGCCAAGGAACTCTTCCTGGGCCGCTTCCGCCTGGACCTGATCCATCCGCATCCGCTGCCGGCCGGCGAGGACGTCCGGCGCGGCGAGGAGTTCCTCGCCCGGCTGCGCGAGTTCTGCGACAGCAGGGTCGACGGCGCCCTGATCGAGCGCGAGGCCAAGATCCCCGACGAGGTGGTCAACGGCCTCAAGGAACTCGGCGCGCTGGGCATGAAGATCGACGTGAAGTACGGCGGCCTGGGCCTGACCCAGGTGTATTACAACAAGGCCCTCGCCCTGGTCGGCTCCGCCAGCCCGGCGATCGGCGCCCTGCTCTCCGCCCACCAGTCCATCGGCGTGCCCCAGCCGCTGAAGACCTTCGGCAGCCAGGAGCAGAAGGACACCTTCCTGCCCCGGCTGGCCCGTACCGACATCTCGGCGTTCCTGCTGACCGAACCGGACGTCGGCTCCGACCCGGCCCGGCTCGCCACCTCCGCCGTACCGGACGGCTCCGACTACGTGCTCGACGGGGTGAAGCTGTGGACGACCAACGGGGTCGTCGCGGACCTCCTCGTCGTCATGGCCCGGGTACCGAAGTCCGAGGGCCACAAGGGCGGCATCACCGCCTTCGTGGTCGAGGCGGACTCCCCGGGCATCACCGTGGAGAACCGCAACGCCTTCATGGGCCTGCGCGGCCTGGAGAACGGCGTCACCCGCTTCCACCAAGTGCGCGTCCCCGCCGCGAACCGCATCGGGCCGGAGGGCGCCGGGCTCAAGATCGCGCTCACCACGCTGAACACCGGACGCCTCTCGCTGCCCGCGATGTGCGTCGGCTCCGGGAAGTGGTGCCTGAAGATCGCCCGCGAGTGGTCGGCGGTCCGCGAGCAGTGGGGCAGGCCGGTCGCCCGGCACGAGGCGGTCGGCTCGAAGATCTCCTTCATCGCCGCGACCACCTTCGCCCTCGAAGCGGTCGTCGACCTCGCTTCCCAGATGGCCGACGAGAACCGCAACGACATCCGGATCGAAGCCGCGCTCGCCAAGCTGCTGGGCTCCGAGATGGGCTGCCTGATGGCCGACGAGCTCGTCCAGATCCGCGGCGGCCGCGGCTTCGAGACGGCGGATTCCCTCGCCGCCCGCGGCGAACGGGCCGTCCCCGCCGAGCAGATGCTCCGGGACATGCGCATCAACCGGATCTTCGAGGGCTCGACGGAGATCATGCATCTGCTGATCGCCCGCGAGGCGGTCGACGCCCACCTGAAGGTCGCCGGGGACATCATCGACCCCGACAAGCCGCTCTCCGCCAAGGCGAAGGCGGGCGCCAACGCCGCCGGCTTCTACGCCCGCTGGCTGCCCAAGCTCGTCGCCGGACCCGGCCAGCTCCCCGGCACCTACGCCGAGTTCAACCCGGCCGGCCACGCCGACCTGTCCGGCCACCTGCGCTACGTCGAACGCTCCTCGCGCAAGCTGGCCCGCTCCACCTTCTACGCCATGTCGCGCTGGCAGGGCCGGATGGAGACCAAACAGGGCTTCCTCGGCCGGATCGTCGACATCGGCGCGGAACTCTTCGCGATGAGCGCCGCCTGCGTCCGGGCCGAACTCCTGCGCACCGGCGACGAGCACGGCCGCGAGGCCTACCAGCTCGCCGACGCCTTCTGCCACCAGTCCCGCGTCCGGGTCGAGGAACTCTTCACCCGGCTCTGGTCCAACACCGACGACCTGGACCGGCGCGTCGTCGAGGGCGTCCTGTCGGGCACGTACACCTGGCTGGAGGAGGGCATCATCGACCCGAGCGGCGAAGGCCCGTGGATCGCCGACGCCACCCCCGGCCCCTCCACCCGGGACAACGTGCACCGGCCCATCCGCTGA
- a CDS encoding nucleotidyltransferase domain-containing protein yields MMTAADVLSVLSVLREAGADVVIAGGWGIDALIGAETRGHRDLDLLHREEQEPALLAALTAVGYAQTLDWRPARFVLSHPSGPEIDLHPLRFAPDGSALQSSLDPQEPFRYPAECFVTGTIGGTRVRCISVQQQIEFHQGYEPGPADLHDMARLRAEFGVTTHF; encoded by the coding sequence ATGATGACCGCCGCCGACGTGCTGTCCGTCCTGTCGGTGCTGCGTGAGGCCGGTGCTGATGTGGTGATCGCCGGCGGCTGGGGGATCGACGCCCTGATCGGCGCCGAGACCCGCGGCCACCGGGACCTCGACCTGCTGCACCGCGAGGAACAGGAACCCGCCCTCCTCGCCGCCCTGACGGCCGTCGGCTACGCGCAGACGCTCGACTGGCGCCCGGCCCGGTTCGTCCTCAGCCACCCCTCCGGGCCCGAGATCGACCTGCACCCGCTGCGGTTCGCCCCCGACGGCTCGGCGCTCCAGTCGTCGCTCGACCCGCAGGAGCCCTTCCGCTACCCGGCTGAGTGCTTCGTCACCGGCACCATCGGCGGGACGCGGGTGCGCTGCATTTCTGTCCAGCAGCAGATCGAGTTCCACCAGGGGTACGAACCCGGCCCGGCCGACCTCCACGACATGGCCCGGCTGCGCGCCGAGTTCGGCGTGACCACGCATTTCTGA